The Nitrospira sp. genome has a window encoding:
- a CDS encoding NADH-quinone oxidoreductase subunit L yields MLLCVLVPLLPLIAALIVISGDDSTLHRRAKLAAWPIGLAFGCALATIYVVTMNGPLVFRLYDPTIPMGFTIPLGFYVDRLSAVMMTLISGIGTIIYTYSVEYMYQDAHQRRYLALIGITVFVLLCLVSSANLLMLFVLWQVLSYLLYILVHNHGHRDTLESAFRTFTLLRVGDVAFMGGIALAYALYGTLEFPDLFTVAAHSTATVSPFPGIELEGHTAVTLLLLVGGMSKSAQFPFYVWLPRYLYAPTSVTALLHAGIINAAGFLINRMAPLFGMSSTTLHITLFIGTLTAVAGATMMLVQNDIKNMLGFSTIGQMGYMVMECGLGAFSLAVFHLIAHGLFKATVFLNCGNVIHKARHEPSLPHLGHQADEIRYSPLTWTTGFITTLLIPLLILLATHGVLEIPLLESQGTVIFLFSSGSRPHKRFSL; encoded by the coding sequence ATGCTCCTGTGTGTGCTAGTCCCGTTGCTCCCACTGATCGCCGCGTTGATCGTCATCAGCGGTGACGACTCGACTCTTCACCGCCGCGCGAAGCTCGCGGCGTGGCCGATCGGCTTGGCCTTCGGGTGTGCCCTGGCCACAATCTACGTGGTCACCATGAACGGTCCACTCGTGTTTCGACTCTATGACCCGACGATACCCATGGGGTTCACCATCCCCCTCGGCTTCTACGTTGACCGATTGAGCGCAGTGATGATGACGTTGATCTCCGGGATCGGCACGATTATCTATACCTATTCCGTCGAGTATATGTATCAAGACGCGCACCAGCGTCGATACCTCGCGCTGATTGGGATTACGGTGTTCGTCCTCCTCTGCCTGGTCTCCAGCGCGAATCTTCTGATGCTCTTCGTGCTCTGGCAGGTGCTCAGCTACCTCCTGTATATCCTGGTTCACAATCACGGCCACCGTGACACGTTGGAGAGCGCGTTTCGCACATTTACCCTACTACGGGTCGGTGATGTCGCCTTCATGGGTGGGATCGCCCTAGCGTACGCGCTCTACGGAACGTTGGAATTTCCGGATCTGTTTACCGTCGCGGCGCACTCGACGGCAACCGTGTCTCCGTTTCCCGGTATCGAGCTCGAGGGCCATACGGCCGTCACGCTCTTGCTGCTGGTCGGAGGGATGAGCAAGTCCGCTCAATTCCCGTTCTACGTCTGGCTCCCTCGCTACCTCTACGCGCCGACATCCGTCACAGCTTTATTGCATGCGGGTATCATCAATGCTGCCGGATTTCTCATCAACCGCATGGCTCCCCTGTTCGGAATGAGTTCGACGACGCTCCACATCACGCTTTTCATCGGGACGCTGACCGCTGTTGCCGGGGCGACCATGATGCTGGTCCAGAACGACATCAAGAACATGCTTGGATTCTCCACGATCGGTCAAATGGGCTACATGGTCATGGAGTGTGGCTTAGGAGCCTTTTCTCTTGCCGTGTTCCATCTGATCGCGCATGGACTGTTCAAGGCGACGGTGTTCTTGAACTGCGGGAATGTTATTCACAAGGCGAGACATGAGCCATCGCTTCCCCATCTCGGGCATCAGGCCGATGAAATACGTTACTCTCCTCTCACCTGGACCACCGGATTCATCACGACCCTCCTGATCCCGCTCCTCATTCTCTTGGCGACGCACGGTGTGTTGGAGATTCCTCTGTTGGAATCCCAAGGAACCGTCATCTTTCTCTTTTCATCTGGATCACGTCCTCACAAGCGATTCTCACTCTGA
- a CDS encoding CBS domain-containing protein, with protein sequence MTTQDKNQNEPTVSAFMNRNPITAHKNMTLRAASEIMSLYKVGALLVVNDENRYVGIISDKRITREALAKGRDPATTEIQAVMRKDPVSIDCHEPVRNAQAVMKVNGVRYLVVKDGEEIVGILSLSDLIRFYTSFYE encoded by the coding sequence ATGACGACACAGGATAAAAACCAGAACGAGCCTACGGTTTCAGCATTCATGAACCGAAATCCCATCACGGCACATAAGAACATGACGTTACGCGCAGCATCGGAGATCATGAGTCTCTATAAGGTTGGGGCGCTGCTAGTCGTGAATGATGAGAATCGGTACGTTGGAATTATTTCCGACAAGCGTATCACGCGGGAAGCCTTAGCCAAGGGAAGAGATCCAGCAACAACAGAGATTCAGGCCGTGATGAGAAAAGACCCTGTTAGCATCGACTGTCATGAGCCAGTCCGCAACGCTCAAGCCGTGATGAAGGTCAATGGCGTGAGGTACCTGGTCGTCAAAGATGGGGAAGAAATTGTCGGAATTCTCTCCTTGAGCGATCTGATAAGATTCTACACGTCATTTTATGAATAA